In a single window of the Elaeis guineensis isolate ETL-2024a chromosome 4, EG11, whole genome shotgun sequence genome:
- the LOC105043911 gene encoding transcription factor bHLH94 isoform X1, with amino-acid sequence MTLEALASNELPTFLIYDTISATPLHHHEASSSSTLLFDNAGGGDGLNSLGFAHSAPAMLGGLAVAPDSRPSSTAGQGRRKRRRRPRSCKNKEEAESQRMTHIAVERNRRRQMNEHLSVLRSLMPESYIQRELGSHLLQTSSLINLEGDQASIVGGAIDFVKELEQLLQSLEAQKRTLQQQKGKAEKKTPRIEPGSSCSNADDADSPPFAQFFAYPQYIWCHAPRDYPPPENRSPVADIEVTLIETHANLRILSPRRPGQLLKMVAGLQSLRLTILHLNVTTLDSMVLYSLSTKVEEGCNLTTVDDIAAAIHHMLSMFEAEVTALSQ; translated from the exons ATGACACTAGAAGCACTGGCTTCTAACGAGCTCCCCACGTTTCTCATCTATGACACCATCTCTGCCACCCCACTCCACCACCATGAGGCCTCCTCAAGCTCGACCCTCCTCTTCGACAATGCCGGCGGTGGCGATGGACTGAACTCGTTGGGCTTCGCTCACTCGGCGCCGGCGATGTTAGGGGGCTTAGCGGTGGCCCCGGATTCGAGGCCTAGCTCGACGGCAGGGCAGGGGAGGAGGAAGCGGCGGAGGCGGCCGAGGAGCTGCAAGAATAAGGAGGAGGCGGAGAGCCAGCGGATGACCCACATTGCCGTCGAGCGCAACCGCCGTCGCCAGATGAACGAGCACCTCAGCGTCCTGCGGTCCCTGATGCCGGAGTCCTACATCCAAAGG GAATTGGGAAGTCACTTGTTGCAAACGTCCTCCTTAATTAATTTGGAG GGTGACCAAGCCTCGATCGTAGGCGGAGCCATTGATTTTGTGAAGGAGCTTGAGCAACTCCTCCAGTCTCTTGAAGCCCAGAAGAGGACACTCCAGCAGCAGAAGGGCAAGGCTGAGAAAAAAACGCCGAGAATTGAGCCAGGGAGCAGCTGCAGCAACGCTGATGACGCCGATTCCCCTCCCTTCGCTCAGTTCTTTGCCTACCCTCAGTACATTTGGTGCCATGCACCCCGGGACTACCCCCCACCGGAGAACCGGTCGCCGGTGGCCGACATCGAGGTCACCTTGATCGAAACGCATGCAAATCTTCGAATTCTCTCGCCGAGGAGGCCCGGACAGCTCCTCAAGATGGTGGCCGGGCTTCAGAGCCTCAGGCTCACCATTCTGCACCTCAACGTCACCACCCTGGACTCCATGGTGCTCTACTCTCTTAGCACCAAG GTTGAGGAGGGATGCAATCTTACTACAGTCGATGATATTGCCGCCGCAATTCACCACATGCTCTCCATGTTTGAAGCAGAGGTGACTGCTCTAAGCCAATAA
- the LOC105043911 gene encoding transcription factor bHLH71 isoform X2: MTLEALASNELPTFLIYDTISATPLHHHEASSSSTLLFDNAGGGDGLNSLGFAHSAPAMLGGLAVAPDSRPSSTAGQGRRKRRRRPRSCKNKEEAESQRMTHIAVERNRRRQMNEHLSVLRSLMPESYIQRGDQASIVGGAIDFVKELEQLLQSLEAQKRTLQQQKGKAEKKTPRIEPGSSCSNADDADSPPFAQFFAYPQYIWCHAPRDYPPPENRSPVADIEVTLIETHANLRILSPRRPGQLLKMVAGLQSLRLTILHLNVTTLDSMVLYSLSTKVEEGCNLTTVDDIAAAIHHMLSMFEAEVTALSQ; this comes from the exons ATGACACTAGAAGCACTGGCTTCTAACGAGCTCCCCACGTTTCTCATCTATGACACCATCTCTGCCACCCCACTCCACCACCATGAGGCCTCCTCAAGCTCGACCCTCCTCTTCGACAATGCCGGCGGTGGCGATGGACTGAACTCGTTGGGCTTCGCTCACTCGGCGCCGGCGATGTTAGGGGGCTTAGCGGTGGCCCCGGATTCGAGGCCTAGCTCGACGGCAGGGCAGGGGAGGAGGAAGCGGCGGAGGCGGCCGAGGAGCTGCAAGAATAAGGAGGAGGCGGAGAGCCAGCGGATGACCCACATTGCCGTCGAGCGCAACCGCCGTCGCCAGATGAACGAGCACCTCAGCGTCCTGCGGTCCCTGATGCCGGAGTCCTACATCCAAAGG GGTGACCAAGCCTCGATCGTAGGCGGAGCCATTGATTTTGTGAAGGAGCTTGAGCAACTCCTCCAGTCTCTTGAAGCCCAGAAGAGGACACTCCAGCAGCAGAAGGGCAAGGCTGAGAAAAAAACGCCGAGAATTGAGCCAGGGAGCAGCTGCAGCAACGCTGATGACGCCGATTCCCCTCCCTTCGCTCAGTTCTTTGCCTACCCTCAGTACATTTGGTGCCATGCACCCCGGGACTACCCCCCACCGGAGAACCGGTCGCCGGTGGCCGACATCGAGGTCACCTTGATCGAAACGCATGCAAATCTTCGAATTCTCTCGCCGAGGAGGCCCGGACAGCTCCTCAAGATGGTGGCCGGGCTTCAGAGCCTCAGGCTCACCATTCTGCACCTCAACGTCACCACCCTGGACTCCATGGTGCTCTACTCTCTTAGCACCAAG GTTGAGGAGGGATGCAATCTTACTACAGTCGATGATATTGCCGCCGCAATTCACCACATGCTCTCCATGTTTGAAGCAGAGGTGACTGCTCTAAGCCAATAA